The proteins below are encoded in one region of Coffea arabica cultivar ET-39 chromosome 4c, Coffea Arabica ET-39 HiFi, whole genome shotgun sequence:
- the LOC140004265 gene encoding protein phosphatase 2C 16-like isoform X1 — MEEMSPAVAVPLSLGSPMCENAGISNHMEITRLKIVTDTAMLLSDPASLLHADSSSNWDGSCNGIGTEGSKDKSVSPIDNGGVSKMLQKTQNNEIVGDAIMQESDEVLLVTDDRNGINGMELLPLEPTSEISLPIAVQIEGINNGQILAKVISLEERSFERKVSEDNLTTAAQLNEENSSVPTLKASVVALQLPNEKDPVKGGMKSVFELECVPLWGSVSICGQRPEIEDAIMVVPHFMRIPIKMFIGDRVGDGISQTLSHLTSHFFGVYDGHGGSQVANYCRDRIHVALAEELKDTKDDLVKESLIDTRQMQWEKVFTTCFLKVDDEVGGKVSQNMSPENVDSSNYASEPVAPETVGSTAVVAILCSSHIIVANCGDSRAVLYRGKEAVVLSIDHKPNREDEYARIEASGGKVIQWNGHRVFGVLAMSRSIGDRYLKPWIIPTPEVMFLPRAREDECLVLASDGLWDVMTNEEACEVARRRILLWHKKNGTNPLPERGQGYDPAAQAAAEYLSMLALQKGSKDDISVIVIDLKARRKFKSKS; from the exons ATGGAAGAGATGTCTCCAGCAGTTGCAGTTCCACTTAGTTTAGGTAGTCCTATGTGTGAGAATGCTGGAATCTCGAATCATATGGAAATCACACGACTCAAAATAGTGACAGACACTGCCATGTTGCTTTCAGATCCAGCGTCACTGTTGCATGCAGATTCAAGTTCTAATTGGGACGGCAGTTGCAATGGGATAGGTACAGAAGGTAGTAAGGATAAGTCGGTATCACCTATAGACAATGGGGGGGTATCTAAAATGTTGCagaaaactcaaaacaatgagaTTGTAGGAGATGCAATAATGCAAGAAAGCGATGAGGTATTACTGGTTACAGATGACCGGAATGGAATTAATGGCATGGAGTTGCTTCCCCTGGAGCCGACTTCAGAAATAAGCTTACCAATTGCTGTTCAGATTGAGGGCATCAACAATGGTCAAATACTTGCTAAGGTAATCAGTTTGGAAGAAAGAAGTTTTGAAAGGAAGGTGAGTGAGGACAATTTAACTACTGCGGCTCAATTGAATGAAGAAAACTCAAGTGTACCCACACTTAAGGCATCTGTAGTGGCTCTTCAGTTGCCCAACGAGAAAGATCCAGTAAAAGGCGGTATGAAGAGTGTTTTTGAATTAGAATGTGTGCCACTATGGGGTTCCGTGTCAATTTGTGGACAGAGGCCAGAAATTGAAGATGCCATTATGGTTGTGCCACATTTCATGAGAATTCCTATTAAGATGTTCATTGGTGACCGAGTCGGGGATGGTATAAGCCAAACATTGAGTCACTTGACGTCTCACTTTTTTGGAGTATATGATGGTCATGGAGGATCTCAG GTAGCAAATTACTGCCGTGATAGGATCCATGTGGCATTGGCCGAGGAGCTAAAAGATACAAAAGATGACTTGGTGAAGGAAAGCCTGATAGACACTCGACAAATGCAGTGGGAGAAGGTCTTTACTACGTGCTTTCTAAAGGTTGATGATGAAGTAGGGGGAAAAGTTAGCCAAAATATGTCTCCTGAAAATGTAGATTCCTCCAATTATGCATCTGAACCTGTTGCACCTGAAACTGTTGGGTCTACTGCAGTGGTGGCCATTCTATGTTCATCCCATATTATAGTTGCAAATTGTGGGGATTCCAGGGCAGTTCTTTATCGTGGCAAAGAAGCTGTAGTACTGTCAATTGACCATAAA CCAAACCGAGAAGATGAATATGCTAGAATTGAAGCATCTGGCGGCAAAGTCATACAGTGGAATGGTCACCGTGTATTCGGTGTTCTTGCAATGTCTAGATCCATCG GTGATAGATACCTCAAACCATGGATTATACCAACCCCAGAGGTCATGTTTCTACCCCGTGCAAGGGAGGATGAATGTCTTGTTTTAGCAAGTGATGGCTTGTGGGATGTCATGACGAATGAAGAAGCATGTGAAGTTGCTAGGAGACGAATTTTGCTTTGGCACAAGAAGAACGGAACTAACCCTCTTCCAGAAAGGGGACAGGGATATGATCCTGCAGCACAAGCGGCAGCGGAGTACCTTTCCATGCTTGCTCTTCAAAAGGGGAGCAAGGATGATATTTCAGTGATTGTCATAGACTTGAAAGCTCGACGGAAGTTCAAGAGTAAATCTTGA
- the LOC140005071 gene encoding DNA-directed RNA polymerase I subunit rpa49-like has product MATPKQKKKRPINQEIQQVTEPAQEYSREKEGGEEEQRDAEEADPITSTTAEKPEKNEKKKHKETLDVKIETFGENPDKISPIVGYFPSGYDPLRSWKEGEEAGPEAKVKVYKNKKRSNRLQLVVSPKVAQVNFVGTNYSGEATAAQMCTYGLGVFDKISQTLKIVPIAANKIFRLELRVAGLDLPENETPETLKHELTAEEKADKMRELTLMYSSKKTIRQTQKLESLRQRQDPESQQDLDQKLGGIEINKEGLEVTETTTSARNIPPHDLSATTPQTAYPLHKIIFSGEWDYLMDILEISQAGAEVTSDKYPSFVCNRVYKLDDITDEVEKRQLAGIFSYITHLVKFKDKHSMDGVSSAKHHKIPGILYQKFSSLYANSDSKRIADDKKDLLISYVLVLTLYVDNFRTDLSDIAKDLRMNPIALRPHYEYLGCKLAREKQLLLATLSLPLQFPTVRRKRRR; this is encoded by the exons ATGGCCACACCAaagcagaagaagaagagacCAATAAACCAAGAAATTCAGCAAGTAACGGAACCTGCTCAGGAGTACTCTAGGGAAAAAGAAGGAGGAGAGGAAGAACAAAGGGATGCAGAAGAGGCCGACCCCATAACATCAACAACAGCAGAAAAACCTGAGAAGAATGAGAAAAAGAAGCACAAGGAAACACTAGACGTCAAAATCGAAACTTTCGGTGAAAACCCtgataaaatttctccaattgtGGGTTATTTTCCATCCGGGTACGATCCATTGAGGAGTTGGAAGGAAGGCGAAGAAGCGGGGCCTGAAGCCAAGGTTAAGGTTTACAAGAATAAGAAGAGGAGTAATAGGCTGCAGTTGGTGGTGAGCCCTAAGGTTGCTCAGGTTAATTTCGTTGGAACTAACTACTCTGGCGAGGCTACGGCGGCTCAGATGTGTACTTATGGTCTCGGAGTTTTTGACAAGATTAGCCAGACTCTGAAGATTGTTCCAATTGCAGCTAACaag ATATTCAGATTGGAACTGAGAGTTGCTGGGTTAGACCTACCTGAAAATGAAACTCCAGAAACTTTGAAGCATGAACTTACTGCAGAAGAGAAGGCTGACAAAATGAGAGAATTGACTCTTATGTATTCATCCAAGAAGACTATAAGACAG ACTCAGAAACTGGAATCACTTCGTCAGAGACAAGATCCTGAAAGTCAGCAggatttggaccaaaaattaGGGGGTATTGAGATAAACAAAGAGGGGCTCGAGGTTACAGAGACTACAACTAGTGCTCGAAATATCCCACCCCATGATTTGTCTGCCACTACACCTCAAACAGCATATCCATTGCACAAGATTATCTTTAGCGGGGAGTGGGATTACCTTATGGACATTCTTGAAATTTCTCAAGCTGGAGCAGAAGTGACGTCTGATAAGTACCCGAGCTTTGTTTGCAATCGAGTATATAAATTGGATGATATTACG GATGAAGTGGAGAAGAGGCAGCTTGCTGGGATATTTTCATACATTACCCATCTTGTCAAGTTCAAGGATAAGCACTCCATGGATGGTGTTTCATCGGCAAAACATCATAAAATTCCTGGGATCTTGTACCAGAAGTTCTCTTCCTTGTATGCTAATTCGGACTCGAAGAGGATTGCAGATGACAAAAAGGATCTCCTTATCAGCTACGTCTTGGTGCTTACTTTATATGTTGACAATTTTCGGACAGACTTATCTGACATAGCGAAGGATCTGAGAATGAACCCAATAGCATTAAGACCTCACTATGAATATTTGGGCTGTAAGCTTGCGCGCGAGAAGCAATTGTTACTGGCGACACTATCTCTGCCGCTGCAATTCCCAACAGTGAGAAGGAAGCGGCGAAGGTAG
- the LOC140004240 gene encoding uncharacterized protein isoform X1, which translates to MDQKLLKDAKQHQNGDYALTGDIEHAQLGMFDKPLPCFGCGVGWFSLLLGFFCPLFWYYATILYFGNYYHKDPRERAGLAANAIASLGSQALSISADNGMRWIPAIKQNPTMGALPSFA; encoded by the exons ATGGATCAAA AACTTTTAAAAGATGCCAAGCAGCATCAGAATGGAGACTATGCCCTTACTGGCGACATAGAACATGCCCAGCTGGGAATGTTTGATAAACCCCTTCCTTGTTTTGGTTGTGGAGTAGGATGGTTTTC TCTTCTGCTTGGGTTTTTCTGCCCCTTGTTCTGGTACTATGCTACTATTCTTTACTTTGGGAATTACTACCACAAGGATCCCAGAGAACGAGCTGGGCTCGCTGCCAATGCAATAGCT TCCCTAGGCTCTCAGGCTTTATCAATTTCAGCAGACAATGGCATGAGATGGATACCTGCGATTAAACAGAATCCTACTATGGGGGCTTTGCCAAGTTTTGCTTGA
- the LOC140004240 gene encoding large ribosomal subunit protein eL20z-like isoform X2, with amino-acid sequence MDQKLLKDAKQHQNGDYALTGDIEHAQLGMFDKPLPCFGCGVGWFSLLLGFFCPLFWYYATILYFGNYYHKDPRERAGLAANAIAALIFTVVVLIVVAIILF; translated from the exons ATGGATCAAA AACTTTTAAAAGATGCCAAGCAGCATCAGAATGGAGACTATGCCCTTACTGGCGACATAGAACATGCCCAGCTGGGAATGTTTGATAAACCCCTTCCTTGTTTTGGTTGTGGAGTAGGATGGTTTTC TCTTCTGCTTGGGTTTTTCTGCCCCTTGTTCTGGTACTATGCTACTATTCTTTACTTTGGGAATTACTACCACAAGGATCCCAGAGAACGAGCTGGGCTCGCTGCCAATGCAATAGCT GCTCTGATATTTACTGTTGTTGTCCTGATTGTTGTGGCTATTATTCTCTTCTAG
- the LOC140004265 gene encoding protein phosphatase 2C 16-like isoform X3, translating to MEEMSPAVAVPLSLGSPMCENAGISNHMEITRLKIVTDTAMLLSDPASLLHADSSSNWDGSCNGIGTEGSKDKSVSPIDNGGVSKMLQKTQNNEIVGDAIMQESDEVLLVTDDRNGINGMELLPLEPTSEISLPIAVQIEGINNGQILAKVISLEERSFERKVSEDNLTTAAQLNEENSSVPTLKASVVALQLPNEKDPVKGGMKSVFELECVPLWGSVSICGQRPEIEDAIMVVPHFMRIPIKMFIGDRVGDGISQTLSHLTSHFFGVYDGHGGSQVANYCRDRIHVALAEELKDTKDDLVKESLIDTRQMQWEKVFTTCFLKVDDEVGGKVSQNMSPENVDSSNYASEPVAPETVGSTAVVAILCSSHIIVANCGDSRAVLYRGKEAVVLSIDHKPNREDEYARIEASGGKVIQWNGHRVFGVLAMSRSIGEN from the exons ATGGAAGAGATGTCTCCAGCAGTTGCAGTTCCACTTAGTTTAGGTAGTCCTATGTGTGAGAATGCTGGAATCTCGAATCATATGGAAATCACACGACTCAAAATAGTGACAGACACTGCCATGTTGCTTTCAGATCCAGCGTCACTGTTGCATGCAGATTCAAGTTCTAATTGGGACGGCAGTTGCAATGGGATAGGTACAGAAGGTAGTAAGGATAAGTCGGTATCACCTATAGACAATGGGGGGGTATCTAAAATGTTGCagaaaactcaaaacaatgagaTTGTAGGAGATGCAATAATGCAAGAAAGCGATGAGGTATTACTGGTTACAGATGACCGGAATGGAATTAATGGCATGGAGTTGCTTCCCCTGGAGCCGACTTCAGAAATAAGCTTACCAATTGCTGTTCAGATTGAGGGCATCAACAATGGTCAAATACTTGCTAAGGTAATCAGTTTGGAAGAAAGAAGTTTTGAAAGGAAGGTGAGTGAGGACAATTTAACTACTGCGGCTCAATTGAATGAAGAAAACTCAAGTGTACCCACACTTAAGGCATCTGTAGTGGCTCTTCAGTTGCCCAACGAGAAAGATCCAGTAAAAGGCGGTATGAAGAGTGTTTTTGAATTAGAATGTGTGCCACTATGGGGTTCCGTGTCAATTTGTGGACAGAGGCCAGAAATTGAAGATGCCATTATGGTTGTGCCACATTTCATGAGAATTCCTATTAAGATGTTCATTGGTGACCGAGTCGGGGATGGTATAAGCCAAACATTGAGTCACTTGACGTCTCACTTTTTTGGAGTATATGATGGTCATGGAGGATCTCAG GTAGCAAATTACTGCCGTGATAGGATCCATGTGGCATTGGCCGAGGAGCTAAAAGATACAAAAGATGACTTGGTGAAGGAAAGCCTGATAGACACTCGACAAATGCAGTGGGAGAAGGTCTTTACTACGTGCTTTCTAAAGGTTGATGATGAAGTAGGGGGAAAAGTTAGCCAAAATATGTCTCCTGAAAATGTAGATTCCTCCAATTATGCATCTGAACCTGTTGCACCTGAAACTGTTGGGTCTACTGCAGTGGTGGCCATTCTATGTTCATCCCATATTATAGTTGCAAATTGTGGGGATTCCAGGGCAGTTCTTTATCGTGGCAAAGAAGCTGTAGTACTGTCAATTGACCATAAA CCAAACCGAGAAGATGAATATGCTAGAATTGAAGCATCTGGCGGCAAAGTCATACAGTGGAATGGTCACCGTGTATTCGGTGTTCTTGCAATGTCTAGATCCATCG ggGAAAACTGA
- the LOC140004265 gene encoding protein phosphatase 2C 16-like isoform X2: MCLFRFYPASLLHADSSSNWDGSCNGIGTEGSKDKSVSPIDNGGVSKMLQKTQNNEIVGDAIMQESDEVLLVTDDRNGINGMELLPLEPTSEISLPIAVQIEGINNGQILAKVISLEERSFERKVSEDNLTTAAQLNEENSSVPTLKASVVALQLPNEKDPVKGGMKSVFELECVPLWGSVSICGQRPEIEDAIMVVPHFMRIPIKMFIGDRVGDGISQTLSHLTSHFFGVYDGHGGSQVANYCRDRIHVALAEELKDTKDDLVKESLIDTRQMQWEKVFTTCFLKVDDEVGGKVSQNMSPENVDSSNYASEPVAPETVGSTAVVAILCSSHIIVANCGDSRAVLYRGKEAVVLSIDHKPNREDEYARIEASGGKVIQWNGHRVFGVLAMSRSIGDRYLKPWIIPTPEVMFLPRAREDECLVLASDGLWDVMTNEEACEVARRRILLWHKKNGTNPLPERGQGYDPAAQAAAEYLSMLALQKGSKDDISVIVIDLKARRKFKSKS, translated from the exons atgtgtttatttcggTTCT ATCCAGCGTCACTGTTGCATGCAGATTCAAGTTCTAATTGGGACGGCAGTTGCAATGGGATAGGTACAGAAGGTAGTAAGGATAAGTCGGTATCACCTATAGACAATGGGGGGGTATCTAAAATGTTGCagaaaactcaaaacaatgagaTTGTAGGAGATGCAATAATGCAAGAAAGCGATGAGGTATTACTGGTTACAGATGACCGGAATGGAATTAATGGCATGGAGTTGCTTCCCCTGGAGCCGACTTCAGAAATAAGCTTACCAATTGCTGTTCAGATTGAGGGCATCAACAATGGTCAAATACTTGCTAAGGTAATCAGTTTGGAAGAAAGAAGTTTTGAAAGGAAGGTGAGTGAGGACAATTTAACTACTGCGGCTCAATTGAATGAAGAAAACTCAAGTGTACCCACACTTAAGGCATCTGTAGTGGCTCTTCAGTTGCCCAACGAGAAAGATCCAGTAAAAGGCGGTATGAAGAGTGTTTTTGAATTAGAATGTGTGCCACTATGGGGTTCCGTGTCAATTTGTGGACAGAGGCCAGAAATTGAAGATGCCATTATGGTTGTGCCACATTTCATGAGAATTCCTATTAAGATGTTCATTGGTGACCGAGTCGGGGATGGTATAAGCCAAACATTGAGTCACTTGACGTCTCACTTTTTTGGAGTATATGATGGTCATGGAGGATCTCAG GTAGCAAATTACTGCCGTGATAGGATCCATGTGGCATTGGCCGAGGAGCTAAAAGATACAAAAGATGACTTGGTGAAGGAAAGCCTGATAGACACTCGACAAATGCAGTGGGAGAAGGTCTTTACTACGTGCTTTCTAAAGGTTGATGATGAAGTAGGGGGAAAAGTTAGCCAAAATATGTCTCCTGAAAATGTAGATTCCTCCAATTATGCATCTGAACCTGTTGCACCTGAAACTGTTGGGTCTACTGCAGTGGTGGCCATTCTATGTTCATCCCATATTATAGTTGCAAATTGTGGGGATTCCAGGGCAGTTCTTTATCGTGGCAAAGAAGCTGTAGTACTGTCAATTGACCATAAA CCAAACCGAGAAGATGAATATGCTAGAATTGAAGCATCTGGCGGCAAAGTCATACAGTGGAATGGTCACCGTGTATTCGGTGTTCTTGCAATGTCTAGATCCATCG GTGATAGATACCTCAAACCATGGATTATACCAACCCCAGAGGTCATGTTTCTACCCCGTGCAAGGGAGGATGAATGTCTTGTTTTAGCAAGTGATGGCTTGTGGGATGTCATGACGAATGAAGAAGCATGTGAAGTTGCTAGGAGACGAATTTTGCTTTGGCACAAGAAGAACGGAACTAACCCTCTTCCAGAAAGGGGACAGGGATATGATCCTGCAGCACAAGCGGCAGCGGAGTACCTTTCCATGCTTGCTCTTCAAAAGGGGAGCAAGGATGATATTTCAGTGATTGTCATAGACTTGAAAGCTCGACGGAAGTTCAAGAGTAAATCTTGA